A window from Alkalilimnicola sp. S0819 encodes these proteins:
- the pilQ gene encoding type IV pilus secretin PilQ, with translation MTIKQSTRIARAKHRFAKRLFALAAMLLLGSQSAAAQNALTDIDFSTLPGNRVQLTLSLENPTDQPRSFTIEDPARIALDLLDTENRLSDPTMDIGAGNVESVTTAAAGGRTRVVIKLAQLVGYETRVDGNRIHVLLDNAAASTSAAASGGSSRTAARTSGDGASLKALDFRRTAEGTARIILSLSDPNASVDLREEGGQIIAEVRNSTLPDRLARRLDVTDFATPVETVDARQSGRHARITVSASGDYEQLAYQTGDTFVIEVQPLTAEEQAQREREETHYTGERLSLNFQDIEVRSVLQLLADFTGLNLVVSDSVTGNITLRLQNVPWDQALDIILRTRGLDKRQNGNVMLIAPAEEIAARERLELESRQQVKELAPLRSELLQVSYAKAQDIATLLQSGEAGLISERGSLIVDPRTNTLILRESAENLSAIRALVTELDIPVKQVLIESRIVIASDDFSKDLGVRFGVSGSDTTGNTGSDPDYGIGGRRGFPAGNVGDPLMVDLPVVGAGNIGLAIGRIGSWLLQLELSAMEAENRGDIVSSPRVITADKKSATIEQGVEIPYLEASSAGNTSVSFKKAVLGLTVTPQITPDDRVLLDLEVSKDSVGETTLAGPAINTQSVTTQVLVDNGETVVLGGVYERTNRKDTTRVPFFGELPAVGYLFRSTNDIDARSELLVFVTPKILKESLSVE, from the coding sequence ATGACAATAAAACAATCCACTCGTATTGCTCGCGCGAAGCACCGGTTCGCCAAGAGGCTGTTCGCACTGGCCGCCATGCTGCTGCTGGGCAGTCAGAGCGCGGCCGCCCAGAACGCGCTCACCGATATCGACTTCTCCACCCTGCCGGGCAACCGGGTCCAGCTTACCCTGAGCCTGGAGAACCCGACGGATCAGCCGCGCAGCTTCACCATCGAGGACCCGGCCCGCATCGCACTGGATTTATTGGATACCGAGAACCGCCTGAGCGATCCCACAATGGACATCGGCGCCGGCAACGTGGAGAGCGTCACCACGGCCGCGGCCGGCGGCCGCACCCGCGTGGTAATCAAGCTCGCCCAACTGGTGGGTTACGAGACCCGCGTAGACGGCAACCGGATCCATGTGTTGCTGGACAACGCCGCGGCCAGCACCTCCGCCGCGGCCAGCGGCGGCAGCTCCCGAACGGCCGCTCGGACGAGCGGCGACGGTGCCAGCCTGAAGGCTCTGGACTTCCGCCGCACCGCCGAGGGCACCGCCCGGATCATACTCAGCCTGAGCGACCCCAACGCCTCGGTGGACCTGCGCGAGGAAGGCGGCCAGATCATCGCCGAGGTGCGAAACAGCACCCTGCCCGATCGCCTGGCCCGTCGCCTGGACGTCACCGACTTCGCCACCCCGGTGGAGACGGTGGATGCCCGCCAGAGCGGCCGCCACGCGCGCATCACGGTAAGCGCCAGCGGCGATTACGAGCAGCTCGCCTACCAGACCGGTGACACCTTCGTCATCGAGGTGCAGCCGCTCACCGCCGAGGAGCAGGCCCAGCGCGAGCGGGAAGAAACCCACTACACCGGCGAGCGCCTGTCGCTGAACTTCCAGGACATCGAAGTGCGCTCCGTGCTGCAGCTGCTGGCGGATTTCACCGGGCTGAACCTGGTGGTGAGCGACAGCGTTACCGGCAATATCACCCTGCGGCTGCAGAATGTCCCCTGGGACCAGGCGCTGGACATCATCCTGCGCACCCGCGGGCTGGACAAGCGCCAGAACGGCAACGTGATGTTGATCGCGCCGGCCGAGGAAATTGCCGCCCGAGAACGTCTGGAGCTGGAGTCCCGCCAGCAGGTCAAGGAACTGGCCCCGCTGCGCTCGGAACTGCTCCAGGTCAGCTATGCCAAGGCCCAGGACATCGCCACCCTGCTGCAATCCGGCGAAGCCGGCCTGATCAGCGAACGCGGCAGCCTGATCGTCGACCCACGCACCAACACCCTGATCCTGCGCGAATCCGCCGAGAACCTGAGCGCCATCCGCGCACTGGTTACGGAGCTGGACATCCCGGTCAAGCAGGTGCTGATCGAGTCGCGCATCGTCATCGCCAGCGATGATTTCAGCAAGGACCTGGGCGTGCGCTTCGGCGTCTCCGGCTCGGACACTACCGGCAACACCGGCTCCGACCCCGACTACGGCATCGGCGGCCGCCGCGGCTTCCCCGCAGGCAACGTCGGAGATCCGCTGATGGTGGACCTGCCCGTGGTGGGCGCGGGCAACATCGGCCTGGCCATCGGCCGGATCGGCAGCTGGCTGCTGCAGCTGGAGCTATCCGCCATGGAGGCCGAGAACCGCGGTGACATCGTCTCCAGTCCGCGGGTGATCACCGCCGACAAGAAATCCGCCACCATCGAGCAGGGCGTGGAAATCCCCTATCTGGAAGCCAGCTCCGCCGGCAACACCAGCGTGTCCTTCAAGAAAGCCGTGCTGGGGCTGACCGTGACCCCGCAAATCACTCCGGACGACCGGGTGCTGCTGGATCTGGAGGTGAGCAAGGACAGCGTAGGCGAAACCACCCTTGCCGGCCCGGCCATCAACACCCAGTCGGTCACCACCCAGGTGCTGGTGGACAACGGTGAGACCGTGGTGCTGGGCGGTGTCTACGAGCGCACCAACCGCAAGGACACCACCCGGGTGCCCTTCTTCGGCGAACTGCCGGCGGTGGGCTATCTGTTCCGCTCCACCAACGACATCGATGCCCGCAGCGAGCTGCTGGTGTTCGTCACGCCGAAGATCCTCAAGGAGAGCCTGAGCGTCGAATAA